One window from the genome of Saccharomyces mikatae IFO 1815 strain IFO1815 genome assembly, chromosome: 2 encodes:
- the CYC8 gene encoding transcription regulator CYC8 (similar to Saccharomyces cerevisiae CYC8 (YBR112C); ancestral locus Anc_3.367): protein MNPGGEQTIIEQPAQQQQQQQQQQQQQQQQQQAAVPQQPLDPLTQSTAETWLSIASLAETLGDGDRAAMAYDATLQFNPSSAKALTSLAHLYRSRDMFQRAAELYERALLVNPELSDVWATLGHCYLMLDDLQRAYNAYQQALYHLSNPNVPKLWHGIGILYDRYGSLDYAEEAFAKVLELDPHFEKANEIYFRLGIIYKHQGKWSQALECFRYILPQPPAPLQEWDIWFQLGSVLESMGEWQGAKEAYEHVLAQNQHHAKVLQQLGCLYGMSNVQFYDPQKALDYLLKSLEADPSDATTWYHLGRVHMIRTDYTAAYDAFQQAVNRDSRNPIFWCSIGVLYYQISQYRDALDAYTRAIRLNPYISEVWYDLGTLYETCNNQLSDALDAYKQAARLDVNNVHIRERLEALTKQLENPGNMNKSNGAPTNASPAPPPVILQPTLQPNDQGNPLNVRIPVQSANAAASMVQQQQQQQQQQQQHPAQQTPINSSATMYSNGTSPQLQAQAQAQAQAQAQAQAQAQAQAQAQAQAQAQAQAQAQAQAQAQAQAQAQAQAQAQAQAQAQAQAQAQAQAQAQQQRQQQQQQQQQQQQQQQQQQQQQQQQQQQQQQQQQLQQQQQQQQQQQQQQLQALSRQQQQQKGVSVQMLNPQQGQPYVTQPTVIQAHQLQPFSAQTMDHLQSSQLPSQQQQLQSIQHPQQLQGQLQAQASQPLIQHNLEQNALPQKRYMGNAIHTLVDAAVSSSTHPENNTKSPNQPAHAVPNQASMTITVNNEPQPKKQKLNSPNSNINRLVNTVNTIEDNSKPEVSNSPLATAESNSGNTSQEERPVKANSIPPADHTGESSEEAIINEGTIKTTSVPPSMMASNVEAKKSGTHQTSSSENSIAKANDQNTAETMELSTATSPTEVSPLEGDVKEHSREENNTTGEGGASTSPIKEKESAAAEKTGPQQEELPDRTITVIKPTLETMETVKEEAKMREEEQTAQEKSPQESILPRENVVRQVEEDENYDD from the coding sequence atgaatccGGGAGGTGAACAAACAATAATAGAACAGCCTGctcagcagcagcagcaacagcaacaacaacaacaacagcaacagcaacaacagcaggCAGCAGTTCCTCAACAGCCGCTGGACCCTTTAACCCAATCAACTGCGGAAACCTGGCTCTCCATTGCTTCTTTGGCAGAAACTCTTGGCGATGGTGACAGGGCTGCAATGGCATATGATGCCACTTTACAATTCAACCCCTCCTCTGCGAAGGCTTTGACCTCTCTGGCTCATCTGTACCGTTCCAGAGACATGTTTCAAAGAGCTGCAGAATTATATGAAAGGGCTCTTTTGGTAAATCCTGAGTTATCAGACGTGTGGGCTACTTTAGGCCATTGTTATCTAATGCTGGATGATTTGCAAAGAGCTTACAATGCCTACCAACAAGCGCTGTACCACCTCAGTAACCCCAACGTACCGAAATTATGGCACGGTATCGGTATTCTTTATGACCGATACGGTTCCTTAGACTATGCTGAAGAAGCCTTTGCTAAAGTTTTGGAGTTAGACCCTCATTTCGAAAAGGCTAATGAGATTTATTTCAGATTGGGTATTATTTACAAACATCAGGGCAAATGGTCTCAAGCTTTAGAATGCTTCAGATACATCCTTCCTCAACCTCCTGCACCCTTGCAGGAATGGGACATATGGTTCCAATTGGGTAGTGTGTTGGAAAGTATGGGTGAATGGCAAGGTGCGAAAGAGGCGTACGAGCATGTCTTGGCTCAAAATCAACACCATGCCAAAGTTTTACAACAATTGGGTTGTCTTTACGGCATGAGTAATGTACAATTCTACGATCCTCAAAAGGCATTAGACTATCTCTTAAAGTCCTTAGAGGCTGACCCCTCTGATGCGACTACATGGTACCATCTTGGTAGAGTGCATATGATTAGAACAGATTATACTGCCGCATATGATGCTTTCCAGCAAGCTGTCAATAGAGATTCAAGAAACCCTATCTTTTGGTGTTCGATCGGTGTATTATACTACCAAATCTCTCAGTACAGAGACGCCTTGGACGCGTATACAAGAGCTATAAGATTGAATCCTTATATAAGTGAGGTTTGGTATGATCTTGGTACGCTCTATGAAACTTGTAATAATCAACTATCTGACGCTCTTGACGCGTATAAGCAAGCTGCAAGATTAGACGTAAATAATGTTCACATCAGAGAAAGATTAGAAGCTTTAACGAAACAATTGGAAAATCCAGGCAATATGAACAAATCAAACGGTGCCCCCACAAATGCCTCACCCGCACCACCTCCTGTGATTTTACAGCCTACGTTGCAACCTAACGATCAAGGTAATCCATTAAATGTCAGAATCCCAGTTCAGTCTGCTAACGCTGCTGCCTCAATGgtacaacaacaacaacaacaacaacaacaacaacaacaacatcCTGCCCAACAGACTCCTATTAACTCTTCTGCAACAATGTATAGTAATGGAACTTCCCCTCAACTGCAAGCTCAGGCCCAAGCACAAGCTCAGGCGCAAGCacaagcacaagcacaAGCGCAAGCGCAAGCacaagcacaagcacaagcacaggcacaagcacaagcacaagcacaagcacaagcacaagcacaGGCTCAAGCACAAGCACAAGCGCAAGCacaagcacaagcacaagcacaagcacaagcacaagcacaagcacaagcacaagcacaAGCGCAACAACAAcgacaacaacaacaacaacaacaacaacaacaacaacaacaacaacaacaacaacaacaacaacaacaacaacaacaacaacagcaacagcaacaacaacaattgcaacaacaacaacagcaacaacaacaacaacaacaacaacaattgcAAGCCTTATCAAgacaacagcagcaacaaaaGGGAGTCTCTGTACAAATGTTAAATCCCCAGCAAGGCCAACCGTACGTCACCCAACCAACTGTTATACAAGCTCATCAACTGCAACCATTTTCTGCACAGACCATGGATCACTTGCAAAGCTCTCAACTCCCatctcaacaacaacaacttCAATCTATCCAACATCCACAGCAATTGCAAGGTCAGCTTCAAGCTCAAGCTTCCCAACCTTTAATTCAGCATAACCTAGAACAGAACGCTTTACCTCAAAAGAGATACATGGGAAATGCCATTCACACTTTAGTGGATGCCGCCGTATCCAGTAGCACCCATCCAGAAAATAACACAAAGTCCCCTAATCAACCAGCTCACGCCGTTCCAAACCAAGCTTCTATGACAATAACCGTAAACAATGAACCGCAGCCaaagaagcaaaaattGAACTCTCCGAATTCAAACATAAACAGACTAGTTAATACCGTTAATACAATTGAAGACAATTCAAAGCCTGAGGTTAGCAACTCACCGCTAGCAACGGCGGAGTCTAATTCAGGTAATACTTCACAAGAAGAAAGGCCTGTTAAGGCAAACTCGATACCTCCAGCAGATCATACGGGAGAATCTTCAGAAGAAGCTATCATTAATGAAGGAACTATTAAAACAACTTCTGTTCCTCCTTCCATGATGGCGTCCAACGTGgaagcaaaaaaatctggTACACATCAGACTTCATCGTCAGAGAATTCAATAGCAAAGGCGAATGACCAAAATACGGCCGAGACTATGGAGTTATCTACTGCCACTAGCCCTACTGAGGTAAGTCCACTGGAAGGCGACGTAAAAGAACATTctagagaagaaaacaacacTACTGGTGAAGGTGGGGCATCAACTTCTCctatcaaagaaaaggaatcaGCAGCTGCCGAAAAAACTGGACCACAACAGGAAGAACTTCCTGATAGAACGATAACAGTAATCAAACCTACTTTGGAAACGATGGAAACtgtgaaagaagaagccaAGATGCGCGAGGAAGAGCAAACTGCTCAAGAAAAATCTCCACAGGAAAGTATACTTCCAAGAGAAAATGTGGTAAGACAAgtggaagaagatgaaaactATGATGACTAA
- the RAD16 gene encoding DNA repair protein RAD16 (similar to Saccharomyces cerevisiae RAD16 (YBR114W); ancestral locus Anc_3.368) translates to MQEGGFIRRRRTRSTKKSVNYIELSDDDADLKNSKTLHLKGKSENEGDNPDEEYRDDVTLVKSSDHDDKDFTVVDLTASDKERTATDDSIHVIKLMDRVEISDDDDDEPLTKKRKTTAKKKKKKKSDTRKKAPKITPYERNTLRLYEHHPELKTVFSNLRNAPPYVAQRCDQPDGMTIKLLPFQLEGLHWLISQEESIYAGGILADEMGMGKTIQTIALLMNDLTKSPSLVVAPTVALMQWKNEIEQHTMGQLKIYMYHGASKTTNIEDLQGYDIVLTTYAVLESVFRKQNYGFKRKNGLFKQPSVLHNIDFYRVILDEAHNIKDRQSNTARAVNNLKTQKRWCLSGTPLQNRIGEMYSLIRFLNIDPFTKYFCTKCDCASKVWKFTDRMHCDHCSHVVMQHTNFFNHFMLKNIQKFGVEGPGLESFNNIQTLLKSIMLRRTKVERADDLGLPPRIVTVRRDFFNEEEKDLYRSLYTDSKRKYNSFVEEGVVLNNYANIFTLITRMRQLADHPDLVLKRLKNVSGDDLGVVICQLCNDEAEEPIESKCHHKFCRLCIKEYVESFMENNNKLTCPVCHIGLSIDLSQPALEVDLESFKKQSIVSRLNMSGKWQSSTKIEALVEELYKLRSNKRTIKSIVFSQFTSMLDLVEWRLKRAGFQTVKLQGSMSPTQRDETIKYFMNNIQCEVFLVSLKAGGVALNLCEASQVFILDPWWNPSVEWQSGDRVHRIGQFRPVKITRFCIEDSIEARIIELQEKKANMIHATINQDEAAISRLTPADLQFLFNN, encoded by the coding sequence ATGCAAGAAGGGGGGTTTATTCGTAGAAGACGTACGAGAAGTACGAAGAAAAGTGTTAATTATATTGAGCTAAGCGATGACGATGCAGACTTGAAAAACTCGAAAACTTTGCATCTAAAAGGTAAGAGCGAGAATGAAGGAGACAACCCAGATGAAGAGTACCGTGATGATGTTACGCTCGTGAAGTCTTCCGACCATGATGACAAGGATTTCACTGTAGTAGACCTAACAGCTTCTGATAAAGAACGGACCGCCACCGATGACAGTATTCATGTGATAAAACTCATGGATCGAGTTGAGATTTCGGATGACGACGATGACGAACCATTaaccaaaaaaaggaagacTACTGctaagaagaaaaagaagaaaaagtcaGACACTAGAAAGAAGGCACCGAAGATAACTCCGTATGAAAGAAACACTTTACGATTATATGAACACCATCCTGAACTAAAAACAGTTTTCTCTAATCTGAGGAATGCTCCTCCTTATGTTGCTCAAAGATGTGACCAACCAGATGGTATGACCATCAAACTGCTACCTTTCCAATTAGAAGGTCTTCATTGGCTTATATCTCAAGAGGAAAGCATTTATGCGGGCGGTATCTTGGCAGATGAAATGGGTATGGGTAAGACCATTCAAACTATCGCGCTTTTAATGAACGACTTGACTAAGTCACCGTCTTTAGTAGTCGCTCCTACTGTGGCGCTAATGCAATGGAAGAACGAAATAGAACAGCATACAATGGGACAACTGAAGATCTACATGTACCATGGTGCTTCTAAAACCACCAACATCGAAGATTTGCAGGGCTACGATATTGTACTGACCACATACGCAGTGCTGGAATCCGTGTTTAGAAAGCAGAATTACGGAtttaaaaggaaaaatggaCTTTTCAAGCAGCCTTCTGTACTGCATAACATCGACTTTTATAGGGTTATCTTGGATGAGGCGCACAATATCAAAGATAGACAAAGTAACACTGCTAGGGCTGTGAACAACTTGAAAACCCAAAAACGATGGTGCCTTTCGGGTACTCCGCTGCAAAATAGAATTGGTGAAATGTATTCGTTGATCAGGTTTCTGAACATAGATCCTTTTACAAAGTACTTTTGTACCAAATGTGATTGCGCTTCAAAGGTCTGGAAGTTTACAGATCGCATGCATTGCGATCACTGTAGTCACGTCGTCATGCAGCACACTAATTTCTTTAATCATTTCATGTTGAAAAACATCCAGAAGTTTGGTGTGGAAGGCCCTGGTCTAGaatctttcaataatattCAAACATTGCTGAAAAGTATCATGTTGAGAAGAACTAAAGTGGAGAGAGCAGACGATTTAGGTCTTCCACCCAGAATCGTCACTGTCAGGAGAGACTTctttaatgaagaagaaaaagatctTTACCGAAGTTTATACACTGATTCCAAGAGGAAATATAATTCTTTTGTGGAGGAAGGTGTTGTTCTTAACAACTACGCTAACATTTTCACCCTAATCACAAGAATGAGACAACTGGCAGATCATCCTGATttagttttgaaaagaCTGAAGAACGTTTCCGGTGATGATCTCGGTGTCGTGATCTGTCAGTTGTGTAATGATGAAGCTGAAGAGCCGATTGAATCCAAATGTCACCATAAATTCTGTCGTTTGTGCATTAAAGAATATGTGGAGTCATTCATggaaaacaacaataaaCTTACTTGCCCTGTTTGTCATATTGGACTGAGTATTGATTTATCTCAACCTGCTTTGGAAGTGGATCTTGAATCCTTTAAGAAGCAAAGTATTGTCAGTCGACTAAATATGAGTGGTAAGTGGCAGtcatcaacaaaaattgaagcTCTGGTGGAAGAACTGTACAAACTAAGAAGCAACAAGAGGACAATTAAATCCATTGTATTTTCGCAGTTTACAAGTATGCTGGATCTGGTTGAGTGGAGATTGAAAAGGGCTGGTTTTCAAACAGTGAAGCTTCAAGGTAGTATGTCTCCTACGCAAAGAGATGAAACCATCAAGTATTTTATGAATAACATTCAATGCGAGGTTTTCCTGGTGAGTTTGAAGGCTGGTGGTGTCGCTTTAAATCTTTGTGAAGCTTCtcaagtttttattttagaTCCATGGTGGAATCCTAGTGTGGAATGGCAAAGTGGTGATAGAGTTCATAGAATTGGTCAATTTCGACCTGTTAAGATCACGAGATTTTGCATTGAGGATAGTATAGAAGCAAGAATCATTGAGTTACAGGAGAAAAAGGCAAATATGATCCACGCTACAATTAACCAAGATGAAGCTGCCATCAGTAGACTGACGCCAGCGGATTTACAGTTCTTGTTCAATAATTAA
- the LYS2 gene encoding L-aminoadipate-semialdehyde dehydrogenase (similar to Saccharomyces cerevisiae LYS2 (YBR115C); ancestral locus Anc_3.369) — MTNENVWIEKLDNPTLSVLPHDFLRPQQEPYTRQATYSLQLPQLDVPHETFSNKYAVALSVWAALLYRVTGDDDIVLYIANNKILRFNILPTWTFNELYSAIITELSQLESIKADFSFDDLAEKIQSYQDLERTPQLFRLAFLENQDFNLDQFKHHLVDFALNLETKNNTHVLNLIYNSLLYSNERVTIVADQFTQYLTAAISDPSNCITKISLITVSSKSSLPDPTKELGWCDFVGCIHDIFQDNAEAFPERTCVVETPTLNSDKSRSFTYQDINRTSNIVAHYLIKTGIKRGDVVMIYSSRGVDLMVCVMGVLKAGATFSVIDPAYPPARQTIYLGVAKPRGLIVIRAAGQLDQLVEDYISEELEIVSRINSIAIQENGTIEGGKLGESDDVLIPYEHFKDTRTGVVVGPDSNPTLSFTSGSEGIPKGVLGRHFSLAYYFNWMSKKFNLSENDKFTMLSGIAHDPIQRDMFTPLFLGAQLYVPTQDDIGTPGRLAEWMSKYGCTVTHLTPAMGQLLTAQATTPFPKLHHAFFVGDILTKRDCLRLQTLAENCRIVNMYGTTETQRAVSYFEVKSKNDDPNFLKKLKDVMPAGKGMLNVQLLVVNRNDRTQICGIGEIGEIYVRAGGLAEGYRGLPELNKEKFVNNWFVEKNHWEYLNKDNGEPWRQFWLGPRDRLYRTGDLGRYLPNGDCECCGRADDQVKIRGFRIELGEIDTHISQHPLVRENITLVRKNEDNEPTLITFMVPRFDKPEDLSKFQSDVPEEVATDPIVKGLVGYHLLSKDIKTFLKKRLASYAMPSLIIIMDKLPLNPNGKVDKPKLQFPSRKQLNLVAENTVSEIDDSQFTSIEREVKDLWLGILPTIPASVSPDDSFFDLGGHSILATKMIFTLKKKLQIDLPLGTIFKYPTIKAFAAEIGRIKSSDGSSQREVEEIVTANYAEDAKKLVETLPSSYPSRKCFVEPNSVEGKTTINVFVTGVTGFLGSYILADLLQRSQNNYSFRVFAHVRAKDERSALERLQKAGITYGTWNEKFTSNIEVVLGDLSKSQFGLSDEKWTDLANTIDVIIHNGALVHWVYPYAKLREANVISTINVMSLAAVGKPKFFDFVSSTSTLDTEYYFNLSDKLVGEGKPGVLESDDLMNSASGLTGGYGQSKWAAEYIIRRAGERGLRGCIVRPGYVTGASANGSSNTDDFLLRFLKGSVQLGKIPNIKNSVNMVPVDHVARVVVATSLNPPKENELAVAQVTGHPRILFKDYLYTLHAYGYDVEVESYSEWKKSLEASVIDRNEDNALYPLLHMVLDNLPESTKAPELDDRNAVMSLKKDIAWSGVDWSNGMGVTSEEVGIYIAFLNKVGFLPPPTHNDKLPLPSVELTQAQISLVASGAGARGSSAAA; from the coding sequence ATGACTAACGAAAACGTCTGGATAGAAAAGTTGGACAACCCAACCCTTTCAGTGTTACCACACGACTTCTTACGCCCACAACAAGAACCCTATACAAGACAGGCTACATATTCGCTACAGTTACCCCAACTAGATGTACCTCACGAAACATTTTCCAACAAATACGCTGTCGCTTTGAGTGTATGGGCAGCTTTGTTATATAGGGTGACAGGCGATGATGATATTGTTCTTTATATCGCTAATAACAAAATCTTAAGATTCAACATTCTGCCAACATGGACATTTAATGAATTGTATTCCGCAATTATTACCGAGTTAAGTCAACTCGAATCTATCAAAGctgatttttcttttgatgaTCTGgctgaaaaaattcaaagctATCAAGATCTGGAAAGAACCCCTCAATTATTCCGTTTGGCTTTTCTGGAAAACCAGGATTTCAATTTAGACCAATTCAAACATCATTTAGTGGACTTTGCTTTGAATTTGGAaactaaaaataatacaCATGTTCTAAATTTAATCTATAATAGCTTGCTGTACTCAAATGAGAGAGTAACCATTGTCGCAGACCAATTTACTCAATATTTGACTGCTGCGATAAGTGACCCATCCAATTGCATAACAAAAATTTCTCTGATTACCGTTTCATCTAAGAGCAGCCTACCTGATCCAACAAAAGAGTTAGGCTGGTGTGATTTTGTAGGTTGTATTCACGACATTTTCCAAGATAATGCAGAAGCCTTCCCAGAGAGAACCTGTGTCGTAGAAACTCCAACGCTAAATTCTGATAAGTCTCGTTCTTTCACTTATCAGGATATCAATCGTACTTCTAACATAGTCGCCCATTATTTAATCAAGACAGGTATCAAAAGAGGTGATGTAGTGATGATCTACTCTTCCAGAGGTGTGGATTTAATGGTATGTGTTATGGGTGTCTTGAAAGCTGGAGCAACTTTTTCAGTTATCGATCCAGCTTATCCCCCAGCTAGGCAAACAATTTACTTAGGTGTGGCCAAACCACGTGGGTTGATTGTTATTAGAGCTGCTGGTCAATTGGATCAACTAGTTGAAGATTATATCAGCGAAGAATTAGAAATTGTTTCAAGAATCAATTCTATCGCTATTCAAGAGAACGGTACCATTGAAGGTGGGAAATTGGGTGAAAGCGATGACGTTTTGATTCCATATGAACATTTCAAAGACACTAGAACAGGTGTCGTGGTCGGCCCGGACTCTAACCCAACCCTGTCTTTTACATCTGGCTCTGAAGGTATTCCTAAAGGTGTTCTCGGTAGACATTTCTCCCTGGCCTATTATTTCAATTGGATGTCCAAAAAGTTCAATTTATCAGAAAACGATAAATTTACAATGCTGAGCGGTATTGCGCATGATCCAATCCAAAGAGATATGTTTACACCATTATTTTTAGGTGCGCAATTGTATGTTCCTACTCAGGATGATATTGGTACGCCGGGTCGTCTAGCAGAATGGATGAGTAAATATGGATGCACAGTCACTCATTTAACCCCTGCTATGGGTCAATTACTTACTGCACAGGCCACAACACCATTTCCTAAGTTACATCACGCATTTTTTGTGGGTGACATTTTAACTAAACGTGACTGTTTGAGATTACAGACCTTGGCAGAGAACTGTCGTATCGTCAATATGTACGGTACAACTGAAACACAGCGTGCAGTTTCTTATTTTGAAGTTAAATCGAAGAATGATGATCCAaacttcttgaaaaaattgaaggatGTCATGCCTGCAGGTAAAGGTATGTTGAACGTTCAGCTGTTGGTTGTTAACAGGAATGATCGTACTCAAATATGTGGTATTGGTGAGATTGGTGAGATATATGTTCGCGCAGGTGGATTAGCTGAAGGTTACAGAGGATTACCAGAActgaataaagaaaaatttgtgAACAACTGGTTTGTTGAGAAAAACCATTGGGAATATTTGAATAAGGATAACGGTGAACCTTGGAGGCAATTCTGGTTAGGTCCAAGAGATAGATTATACAGAACTGGTGATCTTGGTCGCTACTTACCAAACGGTGATTGTGAATGTTGTGGTAGAGCTGATGATCAAGTTAAAATTCGTGGGTTTAGAATCGAATTAGGAGAAATAGATACACACATTTCTCAACATCCATTAGTAAGAGAAAACATCACATTAGTTCGCAAAAATGAAGACAATGAACCAACTCTGATCACATTTATGGTTCCCAGATTTGATAAGCCTGAAGACTTATCTAAATTCCAAAGTGATGTTCCAGAGGAAGTTGCAACAGATCCAATAGTGAAAGGCCTAGTCGGTTACCATCTTTTATCCAAGGATATcaaaacttttttaaaaaagagGTTAGCCAGTTATGCTATGCCTTCCTTAATTATAATCATGGATAAGCTACCACTGAACCCTAACGGTAAGGTTGACAAACCTAAACTGCAGTTTCCATCTCGCAAACAACTAAATTTGGTTGCTGAGAATACAGTTTCTGAAATAGATGATTCTCAATTCACTAGTATTGAGCGCGAGGTTAAGGACTTATGGTTAGGTATATTACCTACTATTCCAGCATCTGTATCACCTgatgattctttttttgatttgggTGGACATTCTATCTTAGCTACTAAGATGATTTTTaccttgaaaaaaaagttacaGATTGATTTGCCATTGGGAACAATTTTTAAATATCCAACCATAAAAGCCTTTGCCGCAGAAATCGGCAGGATTAAATCATCTGATGGATCATCTCAGAGAGAAGTTGAAGAGATTGTTACTGCAAACTATGCAGAAGATGCCAAAAAATTGGTTGAAACACTACCAAGCTCTTATCCTTCCCGTAAGTGTTTTGTTGAACCTAATAGTGTTGAGGGTAAGACAACAATTAATGTTTTCGTTACCGGTGTAACAGGATTCTTGGGCTCCTATATTCTTGCAGATTTGTTGCAACGTTCCCAAAATAATTATAGTTTCAGAGTTTTTGCTCACGTAAGGGCTAAAGATGAAAGATCTGCACTTGAAAGATTACAGAAGGCAGGGATTACTTACGGAACTTGGAATGAAAAGTTCACCTCGAATATTGAGGTTGTATTAGGTGATCTATCGAAAAGTCAGTTTGGTCTTTCCGATGAGAAATGGACGGATTTAGCGAACACCATTGATGTGATTATTCATAACGGTGCGTTAGTCCACTGGGTTTATCCTTATGCGAAACTGAGGGAAGCGAATGTTATTTCAACTATCAATGTTATGAGCTTAGCAGCCGTCGGAAAGCCAAAGTTTTTTGACTTTGTTTCCTCTACTTCCACTCTTGATACCGAGTACTACTTTAATCTGTCAGATAAACTTGTTGGCGAAGGGAAGCCAGGCGTTTTAGAATCTGACGATTTGATGAATTCTGCAAGCGGACTCACTGGTGGATATGGTCAATCCAAGTGGGCTGCAGAGTACATCATTAGACGTGCAGGTGAAAGGGGGTTACGTGGATGCATTGTCAGACCCGGTTATGTAACAGGTGCCTCAGCTAAtggttcttcaaatacAGATGATTTCTTACTAAGATTTTTGAAAGGTTCAGTTCAGCTGGGCAAGATCCCAAATATTAAAAACTCTGTAAATATGGTTCCTGTAGACCATGTTGCCcgtgttgttgttgctacATCTTTGAATCCTCCAAAGGAGAATGAATTGGCCGTTGCTCAAGTAACAGGTCATCCAagaatattattcaaagacTACCTATATACTTTACACGCTTATGGTTATGATGTCGAAGTGGAAAGCTATTCTGAGTGGAAGAAGTCATTGGAAGCATCTGTTATTGACAGGAATGAAGATAATGCCTTGTATCCTTTACTACACATGGTTTTAGATAACTTACCTGAGAGTACCAAGGCTCCCGAACTGGACGATAGAAACGCAGTGATGTCTTTGAAGAAGGACATCGCGTGGTCAGGTGTTGATTGGTCCAATGGAATGGGAGTCACTTCAGAAGAGGTTGGTATTTATATTGCATTTTTGAACAAGGTTGGATTTTTACCTCCACCAACTCATAATGACAAACTTCCACTTCCAAGTGTAGAATTAACTCAGGCGCAAATAAGTCTAGTGGCTTCAGGCGCTGGTGCTCGTGGAAGTTCCGCAGCTGCTTAA